A genome region from Salinigranum halophilum includes the following:
- the mntA gene encoding type VII toxin-antitoxin system MntA family adenylyltransferase antitoxin translates to MRTVESADIDDSLPLETLRAILQEHSVQCALLFGSYATETTHPTSDIDIAVELEMIDREDPAYNDAFFGLSADLIDALGTDDVDLVDIHTLSPHVATSVFEEGVLLVGDVAHAEDLQRRVTDTSSTDKSPRERFDSALAKIDDHLGGSAVTATDGHDDER, encoded by the coding sequence ATGAGAACCGTTGAGTCAGCAGACATCGATGACTCCCTTCCGCTCGAGACACTTCGAGCGATTCTACAGGAGCATTCGGTGCAATGCGCACTCCTCTTCGGTTCCTACGCCACGGAAACGACACATCCAACGAGTGATATCGATATCGCAGTGGAACTTGAGATGATCGACCGTGAGGACCCCGCGTACAACGACGCGTTTTTCGGCCTCAGTGCGGATTTAATCGATGCACTCGGAACGGACGACGTAGACCTCGTGGACATCCACACACTCTCACCACACGTTGCTACGTCAGTCTTCGAAGAAGGAGTTCTGCTTGTCGGCGATGTGGCCCATGCCGAGGACCTCCAACGGCGAGTGACTGACACATCATCGACCGACAAATCTCCACGCGAGCGCTTCGACAGTGCACTCGCAAAGATTGATGACCATCTCGGTGGTTCTGCCGTCACAGCAACCGATGGGCATGACGATGAGCGATGA
- a CDS encoding IS6 family transposase — protein MPEINRLSRNTEWIDLEFVERQRTPEFAIQVGIQLHLAGLSLSNTKQYLERLGVERSRTAIHDWVRKAGLQPDSDVSPNQIAVDETVIRVNGQRHWLFAAVDPDTNQFLHVRLFQTRTTQLTVLFLRELREKQHLSNTTFLIDDAAHLKATLDRLGLRFRVNCHGNRNSVERVFHKVKRRTYSFSNTFSNARLPTVDSWLKAFAVWWNRCQS, from the coding sequence ATGCCCGAAATCAACCGCCTCAGTCGAAACACCGAGTGGATTGACTTGGAATTTGTGGAGCGACAGCGGACACCCGAGTTCGCGATTCAAGTGGGTATTCAGCTCCATCTTGCTGGTCTCTCGCTTTCGAACACCAAACAATATCTTGAGAGGTTGGGTGTCGAACGAAGCCGAACTGCGATTCACGACTGGGTTCGGAAAGCCGGTCTACAGCCCGACAGTGACGTCTCTCCGAATCAAATCGCGGTTGACGAGACGGTGATTCGCGTCAACGGCCAGCGCCACTGGCTGTTCGCTGCAGTCGATCCCGACACGAACCAATTCCTCCACGTTCGGCTGTTTCAGACGCGTACAACGCAACTCACCGTGCTGTTTCTTCGTGAACTCCGTGAGAAACAGCACCTCTCAAACACCACGTTTTTGATCGATGATGCGGCTCATCTCAAAGCTACACTTGATCGACTCGGCCTCCGATTTCGCGTGAACTGCCATGGAAATCGGAACAGTGTCGAACGTGTCTTTCATAAGGTAAAACGACGAACCTATTCATTTTCAAATACGTTTTCGAACGCACGGTTGCCGACCGTGGATTCGTGGCTCAAAGCCTTCGCCGTCTGGTGGAATCGATGCCAAAGTTAA
- a CDS encoding tyrosine--tRNA ligase, translating into MFGHGFDHTVLLANLHAYLDDEKYPWGEMDCRAGVYQTVFELLGLDDASFVRGSSFQRLEAYIDDLYRALGMVTGNRVERAASEVVRGDAPTLGSLTYPVMQSLDCEHLNVDLALGGSDQRHVYMLTRELLPQLGGEQVCFLFTPLSTGPDAERTHAAEKSRIELWASPEQVTQAIEQAYCPPDAVEQNPVLEYATHFGFPQLGECHVTRPAKYGGNVHYDRPAQLVEDFRSGDLHPADLKQAVATGINEALQPVREYFREQRAPVEDVRSVGTLSIRAHLHTLRRKEERLMDRIADNLFVGAMEDAGDGTSIQTHKITTIVSLTYGDPDRGYPPGIDVTKLPMKDGPQNDRETFERAVRATLENLRSGERVLIHCSAGASRSVAVAAAAIGIQQGCDIDRAFEMVAEQRTETSPHPALRRRAEAVLAEQG; encoded by the coding sequence TTGTTCGGTCACGGGTTTGACCACACCGTGTTGCTCGCTAATCTCCACGCCTACCTGGACGACGAGAAGTATCCATGGGGGGAGATGGACTGCCGCGCCGGGGTCTACCAGACCGTGTTCGAACTGCTCGGTCTTGACGACGCCTCGTTCGTCCGGGGAAGTAGTTTCCAGCGCTTGGAAGCGTACATTGACGACCTATACCGTGCGCTTGGGATGGTGACGGGAAATCGTGTGGAGCGTGCGGCGTCGGAAGTGGTCCGTGGTGACGCCCCGACACTCGGTTCGCTCACGTACCCGGTCATGCAGTCGCTCGACTGTGAGCATCTGAACGTCGACCTCGCTCTGGGTGGAAGCGACCAGCGTCACGTCTACATGCTCACTCGAGAGTTGCTCCCGCAACTGGGCGGAGAACAGGTTTGTTTCCTGTTCACCCCACTGAGTACCGGTCCAGACGCCGAAAGGACGCACGCGGCCGAGAAATCGAGAATAGAGCTATGGGCTTCCCCGGAGCAGGTGACACAAGCCATCGAACAGGCCTACTGTCCACCAGACGCAGTGGAGCAGAATCCGGTCCTCGAGTACGCGACCCACTTCGGATTCCCACAACTTGGAGAGTGCCACGTGACGCGGCCGGCAAAATACGGTGGTAACGTCCACTACGACCGTCCCGCACAACTCGTTGAGGATTTCCGCAGTGGTGACCTCCATCCCGCCGACCTCAAGCAAGCCGTTGCCACCGGAATCAACGAGGCGTTGCAACCGGTCCGAGAGTACTTCAGAGAACAGCGCGCTCCTGTTGAAGACGTTCGATCGGTAGGGACGCTCAGCATTCGGGCACATTTACACACCCTTAGGCGGAAGGAGGAACGTCTTATGGACCGCATTGCAGACAACCTCTTCGTCGGCGCGATGGAAGACGCGGGCGATGGAACCTCGATTCAGACTCATAAGATTACTACCATCGTCTCTCTTACGTACGGAGACCCCGATAGAGGGTATCCACCTGGAATCGACGTGACTAAGCTCCCGATGAAAGACGGCCCACAGAACGATCGAGAGACGTTCGAGCGAGCCGTCCGTGCGACACTTGAGAATCTCCGGTCTGGTGAAAGGGTTCTCATTCACTGCTCGGCGGGTGCCTCCCGGAGCGTCGCCGTTGCTGCAGCAGCTATTGGGATTCAACAGGGCTGTGATATCGACCGTGCCTTCGAGATGGTTGCAGAGCAACGAACAGAAACCAGTCCACATCCTGCTCTCCGTCGGAGAGCGGAAGCGGTGTTAGCCGAACAGGGGTGA
- a CDS encoding poly-gamma-glutamate hydrolase family protein: protein METQVYKARSDQTRLKNRGRRCSLSRELQMTTGVEPNHHIRVECEGKAAYYIVDQVHENSSYPFRTAKKGRERLGSSPGDTITISPIVPQEDYLQARRTGGFTETVWDDGKQDEILFIAPHGGDVEFGTDDIAIRSHNAMQNNGYSSSVWMCHGFNNDLAKDAFTRWHIKKPCQSIPSYPGLRQLSDRRFDYCVSFHMQGKDKERDEYYIGVGGQVDDEIRIEIAELLRERTGKTVVDELDEMMWAGTSDTNSVNYLSKQGGLQLELTPGTCYRYRRKVAQTVFDVFSERIDLEK, encoded by the coding sequence ATGGAAACACAAGTTTACAAGGCACGCTCAGACCAGACTCGGCTGAAAAATCGTGGGAGACGATGTAGCCTCTCGCGGGAACTTCAGATGACCACAGGTGTGGAGCCAAACCATCATATTCGGGTTGAGTGTGAAGGGAAGGCGGCGTACTATATTGTCGATCAGGTTCACGAGAACTCGAGTTATCCTTTCAGAACGGCGAAAAAGGGGCGAGAGCGTCTCGGTAGTTCCCCAGGTGATACAATAACGATTTCTCCGATTGTTCCTCAGGAAGACTACCTGCAGGCCAGGCGAACAGGCGGATTCACTGAGACAGTGTGGGACGACGGCAAACAAGATGAGATTCTCTTCATCGCACCCCACGGCGGCGACGTCGAATTTGGCACCGACGACATCGCGATTCGGAGCCACAACGCGATGCAAAACAATGGGTATTCCAGTTCGGTGTGGATGTGTCATGGGTTCAATAATGACTTAGCGAAGGACGCTTTTACCAGATGGCATATCAAAAAGCCCTGCCAGTCCATTCCCTCATACCCAGGGTTGCGGCAACTCTCTGATCGTCGGTTCGACTACTGTGTTTCATTCCATATGCAAGGAAAAGACAAAGAGCGTGATGAGTACTACATCGGTGTCGGGGGGCAAGTCGACGATGAGATTCGCATCGAGATCGCGGAGCTACTGCGGGAACGAACGGGGAAGACCGTCGTTGATGAACTAGACGAGATGATGTGGGCTGGCACGAGTGATACCAATAGCGTAAACTATCTGTCCAAACAAGGTGGTCTTCAACTCGAACTCACTCCTGGGACGTGTTACCGGTACAGGCGGAAAGTGGCGCAGACCGTGTTCGACGTATTCTCGGAGCGGATTGATTTAGAAAAGTGA
- a CDS encoding ISH3 family transposase produces MPKTQQADGEIHEDQLLNFLVNSLDEEVALTLAENAELEAEDIYEVLVGACADGTSVSTLCKKSEDAPHENSVLYHLRTKFDLETLEQVGNTLLQKDVLDVLPEQVEVVADLHLRPYYGDEDDTEGLYHSEAKRGTTAFHAYATLYARVKNKRYTLAVRRLEDGDTASSVLAEFLGILDGLDLGVKAVYLDREFYDSKCLTLLQAHNHAYVMPIVRWGRTIKRELSEGWSRVIRHDLTAKLDGHSWTVEFPVYIDCTYLNERYDKHGVARHGYAADAPFINTPRDARYHYAKRFGIEASYRLSEQTIATTTTQNPVVRLLYVVVSLVLQNVWRYLHWEYVATPRRGGRRLWEWPYKEFTNMMRRAAWTALATRRAVPANRPPDDRFSR; encoded by the coding sequence GTGCCTAAGACCCAGCAAGCAGACGGTGAAATCCACGAAGACCAGCTCCTTAACTTCCTCGTCAACTCCCTTGACGAGGAAGTTGCTCTTACACTCGCTGAAAACGCCGAGCTCGAAGCTGAAGACATCTACGAGGTCCTCGTCGGCGCGTGCGCCGACGGGACCTCGGTCTCAACGCTCTGTAAGAAAAGCGAAGATGCACCCCACGAAAACTCGGTTCTCTACCATCTCCGCACCAAGTTCGACCTTGAGACGCTCGAACAAGTCGGCAACACGCTCCTCCAGAAGGACGTTCTCGACGTCCTCCCCGAGCAGGTGGAGGTCGTTGCGGACCTCCACCTGCGGCCCTACTACGGTGACGAAGACGATACAGAGGGTCTCTACCATTCGGAAGCGAAGCGTGGAACCACCGCGTTCCACGCGTACGCAACACTGTACGCACGCGTGAAGAACAAACGCTACACGCTGGCGGTGCGCCGTCTCGAAGACGGCGACACCGCCAGCAGCGTCCTCGCAGAGTTTCTCGGTATCCTCGACGGCCTTGACCTCGGCGTCAAGGCCGTCTACCTTGACCGCGAATTCTACGACAGCAAGTGTTTGACATTACTTCAGGCACACAACCACGCGTACGTCATGCCGATCGTCCGCTGGGGACGGACGATCAAGCGAGAACTCTCGGAAGGCTGGAGTCGTGTGATTCGGCATGACCTGACGGCGAAACTCGACGGTCACAGCTGGACCGTCGAGTTTCCCGTCTACATCGACTGTACGTACCTGAACGAGCGGTACGACAAGCATGGGGTGGCGCGTCACGGCTATGCCGCTGACGCGCCGTTCATCAACACTCCACGAGACGCTCGATACCACTACGCGAAACGCTTCGGTATCGAGGCAAGCTATCGGCTCTCCGAGCAAACGATTGCGACGACTACGACACAGAATCCGGTCGTGCGGCTGTTGTACGTCGTGGTGAGTTTGGTGTTACAGAACGTGTGGCGGTATCTGCACTGGGAGTATGTGGCGACGCCCCGCCGTGGGGGGCGTCGCCTCTGGGAGTGGCCGTACAAGGAGTTCACCAACATGATGCGACGGGCAGCGTGGACGGCCCTCGCGACGCGTCGGGCCGTCCCCGCAAACCGGCCACCGGACGACCGGTTTAGCCGGTAA
- a CDS encoding metallophosphoesterase, translating into MTRYLISDLHLEHANIIDYCDRPFTDVEEMNEALVDNWNQTVDEDDEVIFVGDLALTRGEDQVCEWIARLNGRLVFIRGNHDSLRDGIDGLGAHEWYVLSHGDWRFLCTHWPEKVPQDWDGWVVHGHHHDNHPDQFPFIDPENQRVNVSVELLEYTPLNIDLLTNYIDLDKRFADVNDARQAWEDHKK; encoded by the coding sequence ATGACCCGGTATCTCATCTCCGACCTTCATCTCGAGCATGCCAACATTATCGACTACTGTGACCGGCCGTTCACTGATGTGGAGGAAATGAACGAGGCCCTCGTTGATAACTGGAACCAGACTGTCGATGAGGATGACGAGGTCATCTTCGTTGGCGATTTAGCGCTTACACGCGGTGAGGACCAAGTCTGTGAGTGGATCGCTCGCCTCAACGGTCGTCTTGTGTTCATTCGGGGAAATCACGATTCACTCCGAGATGGTATCGATGGACTCGGAGCGCACGAGTGGTATGTTCTCTCTCATGGCGATTGGAGATTCCTCTGTACACACTGGCCTGAAAAGGTCCCGCAGGACTGGGATGGCTGGGTGGTCCATGGACACCATCACGACAATCACCCGGACCAATTTCCGTTCATCGACCCCGAAAACCAACGAGTAAACGTCTCCGTCGAACTGCTCGAATACACCCCACTCAACATCGACCTGCTCACCAATTACATCGACCTGGACAAACGATTTGCCGACGTGAACGATGCGAGACAGGCCTGGGAAGATCATAAGAAGTGA
- a CDS encoding DUF1810 domain-containing protein produces MTRSDDPHNLQRFVETQESVIEEVKEELRSGRKRTHWMWYVFPQMEGLGRSQMAQRYAISSRDEAEAYLVHSILGPRIRECTEIVNAVEGRSVNDIFGSPDDLKFRSSMTLFDAAAKDPTPFRTALKRYYDNEPDPKTLELLEDA; encoded by the coding sequence ATGACACGCTCGGATGATCCACATAACCTGCAACGGTTCGTTGAGACCCAGGAATCCGTAATAGAAGAGGTCAAGGAAGAACTGCGGTCAGGTCGTAAGCGGACCCATTGGATGTGGTACGTGTTCCCTCAGATGGAAGGGCTTGGTCGCAGTCAGATGGCTCAGCGCTACGCGATATCTTCCAGAGACGAAGCTGAGGCCTACCTAGTCCACTCGATACTTGGGCCACGGATTCGTGAGTGTACGGAGATCGTGAACGCCGTTGAGGGGCGCTCTGTCAACGACATATTCGGATCACCGGACGACCTGAAGTTTCGCTCCTCCATGACACTCTTTGATGCGGCCGCGAAAGACCCGACCCCATTCAGAACGGCTCTAAAACGGTATTACGACAACGAACCCGACCCGAAAACATTAGAGCTACTGGAGGATGCCTGA
- a CDS encoding metallophosphoesterase family protein, whose protein sequence is MRIGLLSDIHGNLPALEAVLEDMDAVDTIICVGDIVGYNPWPAECVDRVQDVCSLVVQGNHDRTVETPERYAANEMARAGLEYARGELTAKQRQWLADLPPRTVFTNNTYQLAHSHPDPHKLDRYVRPAEFPKMRPYLDDHEGIVIGHTHIQHKAVIDDRLIVNPGSVGQPRDGNSDAAYAILDTGERNVEMRRVEYDINRVISRVEEVGLPKRTGARLLDGS, encoded by the coding sequence ATGCGAATTGGTCTACTCTCGGATATCCACGGCAACCTTCCCGCTCTTGAAGCAGTTCTTGAGGACATGGATGCGGTAGATACTATCATCTGTGTCGGCGATATCGTGGGGTACAACCCATGGCCCGCGGAGTGCGTTGACCGTGTTCAGGACGTCTGTTCGCTCGTCGTCCAGGGGAACCACGACCGGACTGTAGAAACTCCTGAAAGGTACGCGGCTAACGAGATGGCGAGAGCCGGACTGGAGTATGCTAGAGGGGAGCTGACCGCAAAACAGAGACAGTGGCTTGCGGACCTGCCGCCACGAACCGTATTCACGAACAACACCTATCAGTTAGCGCACAGCCACCCAGATCCACACAAACTCGACCGGTACGTTCGGCCGGCCGAGTTCCCGAAGATGCGGCCGTACCTCGATGATCACGAAGGAATCGTCATCGGACACACCCACATTCAGCACAAAGCTGTCATCGACGACCGTCTAATCGTCAATCCTGGAAGCGTCGGCCAGCCACGAGACGGGAATTCGGATGCGGCGTATGCGATCTTGGACACAGGGGAGAGAAATGTGGAGATGCGTCGTGTCGAGTACGATATCAACCGGGTCATCTCGCGTGTCGAGGAAGTCGGTCTTCCCAAGCGAACTGGTGCCCGGCTTCTCGATGGATCTTGA